GGATCGCACTGATGAACCTGCATCATTTGAGTTAGAACTGCCTCCAGATCCATTACTCATGAACGGATTGGCATTGTTGGAAGCAACTCGATTTTGTTTGTTCTCATTACAATATGGGCATGGTGCTGTGATGCCCTGGCCTTCTGCAGTAAATTTTCGGAAACATCTTGAGCAAGAGTAAATTTTATCATTCGCATTCACTCCACAATGAGGACACCGCTCGAATGTTGATGATTGAGTAGTATGTCTTTTATTACAAACAGGGCAGATAAAAGTCGTATTGCGTGGCCCGTTCATGTTCTGGGGCGTAGCATTCTGATTATTAAAAGGGTTATTTCCCGGTATTGACCCCGGCATCGCTCCTCGGAATCTGCCCCTGCCAGTCATGCCACGGTTCATTCCGCCGGGTATCCTACCTGGAAAGCCTCCCACATTGGTATTATTATTCATCGCCAGTTGATCTGTTTGTTTTTGTTTAGGAGGTTTGAGCAGACTCAAATCCTGGTCACTGAAAAATTCCGTGATAAACAACTCCTCTTTTTCACCAGTATTAATCACGGCCACAGAATCACCATACGCCAACCGTACAAACTTACCTTTAATCTGGCGTTTATTTCTGTCGGTCCACACCCGGAATTCTTTTTCTCGCTCTTCCAGAGTTAATACCGTATCGGTACCATCGGGGAAAAATTGGCCAGGAATTTCTTTTTTGAGACGTTCCTGAACATACTCTTGATCTTCAGGGCTGAAATTCAGATAAGGAAATTCCTGTAGCATTGAAGTTTTCGTAATATTCAGAAAGACTTTTCCGTCTTCCATTTTTACATAGGATGCACCCGTAGAATTTCCGGAAAGATCAGTCCATTTTCGGTGATTGTTAACCCTGATCAACTGCTTCAATTTAGTAGGCGAGAGATTGGGATCAAGAGGCTCGCGATAAACGAGAGGCATTTCCTCGAAACGTCCATGCATTTTCAGTGCATCGCGGAGTAATTGAAGATCTTCTTCAATGAGGGTGCCAATAGGAACTTGTAAGAAACCCGCAGTGCGAGTCGTAAATATAATCTCACGGCCATTAATTCTGCTGAAGCGTGCTTCCGACTTCTGGCCCTTCTTATCTGACCATACCCGATATTCACTTAGTGCAGCAACGAGCGCAGGGTCGATTTCCGTATTCGCTTTAATCACATTCGGATCGTCCTGAACTCCATGAGTTGTCATATTGGCTTTGGCTTCAGCCGCCAACTCTTCTGTTTTGGACTTTTGCTCTTTGAGCTTCTCAGCCATCTCTTTGGGAAGATTGGGGACGAGAGAAGTAGTAGGTTGACCGGGTGTGCCCCGCTTCTGATACTCCACCGGTAACAGGGTGAGCAAGTTATTCCTGCGATGATATTCTATAATCCAACTCAAATCTTTTTCACTAAGCTGATCAAGAGAAAACTTCAACGATCCCCCCGATTTTTTGGAAAGCATTACATTTTGCTTAGAGACAAATAAAAACTTAGCCTGGTGTTTACTACCATCTTGAAGTGTCCATTCACGAGTTGTGGACACTTTATATGATTCCTCATCCCTGGATTTAGCAGAAGACATATTCTTTTCAGGCTGTGCTCTCTTTGGTTCCGTCTCTGCTGGTTTTGTATTGTCTAGCTTTGGCTCCTCTTTTACTTTCTGTTTTCTTCGATACTGAGGGGGCAGGAAACTTAACTGTTTTTTTCGCTTGTGATATTCATAGAGCCAATTCAAATCCTTGACACTCAATTTCTCCAGCGGCACACGAACTGTCCCCTTTCCATCCAGTTTGAGTGTGGCAATCGGTCCAGAAACTGTAATGAGCTTTCCTGTTTCCTCAGCACCATCGCGATATGTCCAGGTGCGCACGGTGAAGCGCTCATAGCTTTCTTCTGCCCGAATCGAATCTGAAAAGGAAAGCGAAGACAAAATGACAAACAAAATGGCAAGTTGTGTTTTGAAAGAACTCATTTTGATCAAAACCATAAAAAAACTGAAAAAGTGCTTAGATGGAAACAACACTTCGGCGTAACTGTTAGAATAGACGACAAACGTTCAATTTGAAATACTTATTTTTGAAAATTGTCGGCTAATCGAAGACAATCGACACTCTGTGGTTTCAAAAGGCAAGATCCGTCTAATCGGCAAATTAGCATGCTGTAAATAAAGGGGCGATTGGCCAGGAAAAATCTAACTCTGTTTTTTGTGGTTTTGTCCAGATATAATAAAACTTGTGTCATTATTTGTTTTTCAGAAATCCATATTGATCCATTAGACCAAAATATTGGAGTTTGAATTTCTCTATGTTGAAATCTTTAAAGGGGCATTTTTTAATCGCCTCCCGGAAATTGAATGACCTCAATTTTTATCGATCAGTTGTATTGATTGTGGAACACAATGAGAAAGGGGCAACCGGGTTAATCGTCAACCGCCCTTCTTCACTCTCAATTACCAATGCACTCTCCAAATATTTTGATCTACCAAAGCTGGAAGACATGGTATTCACGGGGGGGCCTGTTGAGCCGAGTGGCATGTTTGTTTTACATAATGCGACTGACCTGGAGCAAACAGAGGAACCAATTGTTCCCGAACTCTACATGGGTAGTAGCCCGGAAGTATTTGAAAAGGTCGTCTGGCGGATTTCAGAAGGTGACCCCGAATTAGACTTTCGAATTTTTTTTGGATGCGCGGGCTGGGCTCCCTTACAATTAGAGTCTGAAATTTATCGCATGGACTGGCTTTACACGGAAGCAAAGACTGAAGATATTTTTGCAATTGATCCTTATGAATTGTGGGACGTTTTACTGGAAAGAGTTATGGCAGAAAAACGCTTTCTCCCACAACAAAGTGTCCATCCAGAGTGGAACTGAAAATCGAAGACTTTCGAAAAGATTATCCTGATTATAATTAACCCGCATGAAAAGTATTCACACGCATGGCGCCTATTAAAATTACAGATTCGGAAACTGGTTCGACCGCGCATATTCTGCCGGAGTTGGGTTTTAATTGTTATCAATTCCAGGCTATGGTCGACGATCAAAGCATCGATGTTATTGATGCTCATCCTGAATTTCAGTATGGGAAGCAACGCCCCAGTAGCAGTGGAATTCCTATCCTGTTTCCCTTTCCAAACCGTATCGCTAATGCACGCTTTCAATGGGAAGGCGTCAACTATGAACTTCCCACTGATAAGGTGTATCATGATAATAACGGAAATGCAATTCATGGTTTTTGCCTGGACCAACCCTGGCGTGTGATCGCCCAGGAGGAAACATTCGCAATCGGACAATTTCAGCTTAGCATCGATGGAAAACACCTTTCAAAATATTGGCCCGGCGATATTTTTATTGAAGTCAAATACGAAATACGAGGAGCAATGTTACGCGCCGACTTTCGTATTGGAAACCCTGGGCAAACCTCCGTTCCCTGGGGATTAGGTACTCACCCCTATTTTAAAGTTCCGCTATCGGAACAAGGAAGTCTGCAAAACTGTCTGATCGAGGCGCCCGCTACTGAAGAATGGGTTCTGGAAAACAGTCTGCCCACTGGAGAAAAGCAAGCCGTTCAAAAACCGCATGATCTCAGAGAAGGAGCTTGGCTCGATCAATTGAAAGCAGATCATGTACTCAGCGGCCTTCCAGAAGAGACCGACCAGTATGAATGTCTGGTGATGGATGAACAAGGCGGGCTTGTGATTTCACAGGACTATGATTCCCTCTTTTCGGAGTTGGTCGTTTTCACACCTCCCAACCGAAACTGTGTTTGTCTGGAACCTTATACATGCGTGACCAATGCCATCAACCTGACAAGAAAAGATGTCGAAACCGGGCTACGTGTATTGCCACCAGGATCAGAAATCAAAACCTGGATTGAAATCCGAGCCGGTAAAGTCATTGTCTGATGAATATTTGGAGAAACAGGATGCGATCTCAAAATGGTTCTTTTTTGATCACAACGTTTTTTTTTACGACTTTTGCACTGTCAACGCAGAGTGTGATTGCTCAGTCTAAGACAATAAAGCCAAATTCTCCCGACCAACCAATTTCTAATCAAGAAACCCAGAACCAATTGATGGATATTGAAAACCGGTTGCAGGTACTAAAGAAATTACCCGCGCACCGACCTGCTGTTTCAAAAGAATCTGAGGCTTTCATGGTCATCAAAAACTCCATGAAAGGAGTCACATCGAATCAGGTTCTCAAAGGGTTTTTCTTAACGCGGTTAGTTCTTGTCAATCAAAGTCGACAACCTCTCAAACTGTCGCGTGACCAAATCCATTTTAAAGTCGATGGCCAACCTCATTCTAAGACGGGTTTCCCTGAACACATCCCCAACAAAATTGTCCTGGTAGGAAAAAACAAACAAAGCTTGAATGCTTTGAAATTCGAACAAGAAGTCAAGGTGCTACCAGGCAAACAGGGTAGTATGTGGCTTGCGCTCTCAGACTTACCCGATGGTACTCATGTCCCAGAAATTGAGATTCAGGCGACAGTTAACGGGAAACTCTTAAATTTGCATGTCAATCGGTTTGAGTTGGGTAATTTACAACATACGGTGAGCTTGATGGGACCCAATCAATGCCTGGCAAAGCTGACAGTATCGGGAGCACTCAACAGTATCAATCTAGCAAGTCTGATGAATGAAGTAGATCTACTGACGACACAGAAAAATGTCAGACGATTTGTGATCCATTTTCCAAATCAAAACTCATTTATAGAACAAAGTGTATTTGATTGGCTACCACGCGCAGCGCAACAAATTGGTATGAATTCAATCGTACAATCGCAGTTTCCTCTTTTTCCGACAATGATCAGTGAGCTTCATCTTTCCGGTGTCGTTTTTAAAAATCACAGACCTCGCTACTTCGGATTTGGGTTAAGAACGCATACCACAGTGACACACACTACGGAAGAGGCAGCCATACATGCTGCACTAGACAGTGCCATGAGTGTGCTCTCGCGAGAAAAGATTGCTGAGCAAATCCATACCGGCTCATCAGCAGTCAAGGTGGCAGCACTGATGAGTGGCGGACGGCAATTAACGAACGAAGAGCTACCTCTGGTTTTAAAACTGAGTTCAGATCATAATCAGATTGTTCAGGAAGCTGCCTTGTATGCACTTCGCTATTTCGGAGACCCTCGTGCATTTGAACGCCTTATCCAAGTCGCAAATTCACCACCTGGTACAAAGTTTGAAATGGCGGTGGCAAGTCTTGCAGAATCCCGTTTCGCGGAAGGTCAGCAACGACTGCTTCAGCTGTTAAAACAGCAGCCGCCCGCAGCTCAGAAAACAATTATAGGTATCATTGCACAAAGTCCCCGACCACAGTGGGGAAACGCGATCTATGAATTTCTTTCCAGTGAAAACCTGGAGCTTCGTAAAGCCGCCATTAATGCCTTAGTCCTAAATGGACACCCTCAACTCTATGAAGTACTGACTGATGCATTAAATTCCTCTCAATCTGAATTAAGAAAAGTCGCCTTTCAGGAACTGATTAAAAGGAACGACAGCAAAAGTGAAACGTTAGCGATGAATTATGTTCTGTCACAATTAGAACATACGGTTCCATCACAACAAATGTTGACGTTTATAAATCGATTGAAAGATCCTCGAACAATCCCCCTATTAGCTCGCCATTTAAAAGATCTAAAACTCGATCCGGGAACGCGAACTGCGATTCTCAAATCTTTAACAGCAATTGGAGACCAGTCTGTCGATGTCGAATTCCTGAAAATTTATCCTCAGGCTTCAGCTGCTGAGAAATTATTAATCCTGACATCGCTCCAGAGACTGGGGTCGCCACACTATTTCAATTTAGCCCAGAAAGCAATACAGGATAGTAACCTGTCGATCGCAAATGGAGCAGCCTCCAGCTTGGCTGCCTCAGCGTCTGGCAAATCACTCGCAATATTAAAACACGCGCTTCAAAAGGCAAATGAATCATCAAGGTGGAATTCGATTTACTCAGCATTAGTTTCCTTAGGGACACCTGAAGCACGACAAACTATTATGCAAGCCCGTTATGATGGTAAGATCGACGAGAAAAAAAATGACGCACATAAGGCTTTAACAAGAATTTATCAGCGTTCACCGGGAAACCATTACTACCAAAAAGGACTGCAAGCACAAACCAGAAAAAATTTGAAAGCCGCGATTGAAGAATATCATACAGCAATCAGTATCGATGAACTATTGATCCCTGTCTATATCGGACTGGTGGATGTGAACAATTCGCTTCAGAAGTTTGAGGAAGCATTAAAATATGCAGAGCAGGGCCTGAAAATCGATAAGATGAATCCCCGGCTCTATGTAGCAAAAGGACTCGTTTTTAGCAATCAGTCCAACCCGACAGAAGCCCTGAAACAATTCAATAAAGCCATTGAGCTTTCTCCTTTAGACATATTTCCTTATCGAGTCGTTGCTTCACATCATGTAAGACTAAAACAATATCAAGAGGCTATCGCCGCTTATGATGCGATTATCCAGATCAAACCAGATGACCTACAGCCGTATCTATTCAAAGCACAAATCTTAAGTGAAATTCGCAATTGGGATGAAGCCTTAAAGGTCTATGATCAGATCATTCGTAAAAATGACCGCTATGTGAGCGCCTATACGGGACGAGGCCATACGAATTTACAAAAAACCGACTGGAAGGCAGCACAGCAAGATTTTCAAAAAGCATATGAGCTGAATAAAAAAAGTTCACAAGCCATTACAGGGTTAGCAATCTGCATGGTTTATAACCACGAGGAAGACAAAGCGATTCCATTTGTCGAAGGGTTTTTGAAGCAGTTCGAAAACGATGGATTATTCAGTTATAACGTAGCCTGTGTTTTCGGCCGTGCCTTAATCAACTTAAAGGACCAAACGAAGACTCCCGATGTCGAGAGCAAAATGAAAGCGTATCGGGAAAAAGCGATTTTTCACCTCACAAACGCATCCAAAACCGGGTTTGATGATGTGGAATGGATGCAAAAAGATCCCGACCTCAATGAGCTACATGCATTACCCTCCTTTAAGTCGTTGGTACAATCGCTCGATAAAAAACGCGAGATATCCAATTTGAAATCGACTCCTGACGCTAAAAAATAACGAAAGCAAATTTTTCTAACTGACTGATCCATTTGAGCTTATCAATGACTCCTGAAATTCCTGCTCAATCATAATTTGTCAACAAAAATTGCCGTTTTCTTAGTTTTGCCTTTCTGCTAAGGTTCTGAAGTTCTCTAGCGATTCCCTTCTTGAGATTTCGTTCTCTTACGAAATCCAATTCATCCACCCATTTCACAGTGAGTCTAGCGATGCATCGTCATCCCTATTTGGTTTATTATCTGATTTTATTCGTCCTGATCGGCAACCAGCGGCTTCACGCAGATGAACCGTCTCCCCCAGAACAACGCGCAAAAACCACTTCTGGAATATCCGATGGTCAT
The Gimesia aquarii DNA segment above includes these coding regions:
- a CDS encoding aldose 1-epimerase; this translates as MAPIKITDSETGSTAHILPELGFNCYQFQAMVDDQSIDVIDAHPEFQYGKQRPSSSGIPILFPFPNRIANARFQWEGVNYELPTDKVYHDNNGNAIHGFCLDQPWRVIAQEETFAIGQFQLSIDGKHLSKYWPGDIFIEVKYEIRGAMLRADFRIGNPGQTSVPWGLGTHPYFKVPLSEQGSLQNCLIEAPATEEWVLENSLPTGEKQAVQKPHDLREGAWLDQLKADHVLSGLPEETDQYECLVMDEQGGLVISQDYDSLFSELVVFTPPNRNCVCLEPYTCVTNAINLTRKDVETGLRVLPPGSEIKTWIEIRAGKVIV
- a CDS encoding HEAT repeat domain-containing protein encodes the protein MRSQNGSFLITTFFFTTFALSTQSVIAQSKTIKPNSPDQPISNQETQNQLMDIENRLQVLKKLPAHRPAVSKESEAFMVIKNSMKGVTSNQVLKGFFLTRLVLVNQSRQPLKLSRDQIHFKVDGQPHSKTGFPEHIPNKIVLVGKNKQSLNALKFEQEVKVLPGKQGSMWLALSDLPDGTHVPEIEIQATVNGKLLNLHVNRFELGNLQHTVSLMGPNQCLAKLTVSGALNSINLASLMNEVDLLTTQKNVRRFVIHFPNQNSFIEQSVFDWLPRAAQQIGMNSIVQSQFPLFPTMISELHLSGVVFKNHRPRYFGFGLRTHTTVTHTTEEAAIHAALDSAMSVLSREKIAEQIHTGSSAVKVAALMSGGRQLTNEELPLVLKLSSDHNQIVQEAALYALRYFGDPRAFERLIQVANSPPGTKFEMAVASLAESRFAEGQQRLLQLLKQQPPAAQKTIIGIIAQSPRPQWGNAIYEFLSSENLELRKAAINALVLNGHPQLYEVLTDALNSSQSELRKVAFQELIKRNDSKSETLAMNYVLSQLEHTVPSQQMLTFINRLKDPRTIPLLARHLKDLKLDPGTRTAILKSLTAIGDQSVDVEFLKIYPQASAAEKLLILTSLQRLGSPHYFNLAQKAIQDSNLSIANGAASSLAASASGKSLAILKHALQKANESSRWNSIYSALVSLGTPEARQTIMQARYDGKIDEKKNDAHKALTRIYQRSPGNHYYQKGLQAQTRKNLKAAIEEYHTAISIDELLIPVYIGLVDVNNSLQKFEEALKYAEQGLKIDKMNPRLYVAKGLVFSNQSNPTEALKQFNKAIELSPLDIFPYRVVASHHVRLKQYQEAIAAYDAIIQIKPDDLQPYLFKAQILSEIRNWDEALKVYDQIIRKNDRYVSAYTGRGHTNLQKTDWKAAQQDFQKAYELNKKSSQAITGLAICMVYNHEEDKAIPFVEGFLKQFENDGLFSYNVACVFGRALINLKDQTKTPDVESKMKAYREKAIFHLTNASKTGFDDVEWMQKDPDLNELHALPSFKSLVQSLDKKREISNLKSTPDAKK
- a CDS encoding YqgE/AlgH family protein — encoded protein: MLKSLKGHFLIASRKLNDLNFYRSVVLIVEHNEKGATGLIVNRPSSLSITNALSKYFDLPKLEDMVFTGGPVEPSGMFVLHNATDLEQTEEPIVPELYMGSSPEVFEKVVWRISEGDPELDFRIFFGCAGWAPLQLESEIYRMDWLYTEAKTEDIFAIDPYELWDVLLERVMAEKRFLPQQSVHPEWN